A part of Haloarchaeobius sp. HME9146 genomic DNA contains:
- the mct gene encoding succinyl-CoA:mesaconate CoA-transferase, with translation MGALSDLRIVDCTQVLAGPYCTMLLADMGADVVKIERPGGDLIRSNPPFCEGPDEEAYGGYFQSVNRGKRSLELDFGDERDRQDFLSLVEEADVVVENYRAGTMEKYGLGYETLKEHNPELVYSSIRGFGDPRTGETDRQGQPSFDLIAQALGGVMEITGQEDGPPTKVGPGIGDLFTAVLNAVGILGAIHHRERTGEGQYVDTAMYDAMVSMCERTAYYYSYTDEVLTRQGNSHPTLFPYNSFEAADGHVVIAAFSDGHWRALCDAMDRPDLVADYPDAASRLRNRDSLRAEIAAWTREHTEDDIVDALEGRVPVAPVQDTADIFDDPHIHAREMLADVEQPGADRDVTVAGCPIKFSETPTGPQGRAPLLDEHRDELLGTGGENGDGAATARGDD, from the coding sequence ATGGGTGCGCTTTCGGACCTTCGAATCGTCGATTGCACACAGGTCCTCGCCGGGCCGTACTGTACCATGCTCCTCGCCGATATGGGCGCGGACGTGGTGAAGATCGAGCGACCCGGCGGCGACCTCATCCGGTCGAACCCCCCGTTCTGCGAGGGGCCGGACGAGGAGGCCTACGGCGGCTACTTCCAGTCCGTGAACCGCGGTAAGCGCTCGCTCGAACTCGACTTCGGCGACGAGCGCGACCGGCAGGACTTCCTCTCGCTCGTCGAGGAAGCCGACGTGGTCGTCGAGAACTACCGCGCTGGCACGATGGAGAAGTACGGACTGGGGTACGAGACGCTCAAAGAACACAACCCCGAACTCGTCTACTCCTCCATCCGCGGCTTCGGTGACCCCCGCACGGGCGAAACCGACCGCCAGGGCCAGCCGAGCTTCGACCTCATCGCGCAGGCGCTCGGCGGCGTGATGGAAATAACCGGCCAGGAGGACGGCCCGCCGACGAAGGTCGGGCCCGGCATCGGCGACCTCTTCACCGCCGTGCTCAACGCGGTCGGCATCCTCGGGGCGATTCACCACCGCGAGCGCACGGGTGAGGGCCAGTACGTCGACACCGCGATGTACGACGCGATGGTGTCGATGTGCGAGCGCACCGCCTACTACTACTCCTACACCGACGAGGTCCTGACCAGACAGGGGAACTCCCACCCGACGCTGTTCCCCTACAACTCGTTCGAGGCGGCCGACGGGCACGTCGTTATTGCGGCCTTCTCCGACGGCCACTGGCGCGCCCTGTGTGACGCGATGGACCGCCCGGACCTCGTCGCGGACTACCCGGACGCGGCCTCGCGCCTGCGTAACCGCGACAGCCTCAGGGCGGAGATCGCGGCCTGGACCCGCGAACACACCGAAGACGACATCGTCGACGCGCTGGAAGGCCGGGTCCCGGTCGCGCCGGTGCAGGACACCGCCGACATCTTCGACGACCCGCACATCCACGCCCGCGAGATGCTCGCCGACGTCGAACAGCCCGGCGCAGACCGCGACGTGACGGTCGCTGGCTGCCCCATCAAGTTTTCGGAGACCCCGACCGGCCCCCAGGGCCGCGCACCCCTGCTCGACGAACACCGCGACGAACTGCTCGGGACCGGCGGGGAGAACGGCGACGGCGCGGCGACGGCCCGCGGCGACGACTGA
- a CDS encoding branched-chain amino acid ABC transporter permease: MSDDNPHPDAMTTEQAAEAEENREAGNIFDKHFDSDLTMVVSTVVALYAVFIFFGILLGNDINGQFNALQQLTFLITVYVMLSLALNLHWGYTGLFNIGIAGFMAVGAYTFAIATASPTPANASDIPGLGLPFFVGIILALAVSGLVGFIAALPALRLRADYLAIVTIALSEIIRFGLKSKALSQFSILGIEMGTGGAGGISVDKPPSRVLITDGIGAIPGLSALVDAFISIGTSIGVNRSVMVSMLYTGVLILVAAGFYWLLVRIGFSPFGRVLKAIREDEDVANALGKDTANFKIKAFVVGCALMGLVGVLWWANAGFINTEPFKPKTTFFIWIALIIGGSGSTTGSVMGGVLFIGTLYQGPITFVGIVKEAFGIQGSGPGTIVDAFALVLQGQVMPLFEYIMANIEPLRLVLMGAVLIWFMQNKPDGLLGDRKELATSLDPRKVTRPPSKAAATDGGVDGGEDNE, from the coding sequence ATGAGCGACGACAATCCACATCCGGACGCCATGACGACCGAGCAGGCCGCAGAGGCCGAGGAGAACCGCGAAGCCGGCAACATCTTCGACAAGCACTTCGACTCCGACCTGACGATGGTCGTGTCGACGGTCGTCGCACTGTACGCCGTCTTCATCTTCTTCGGCATCCTGCTCGGCAACGACATCAACGGGCAGTTCAACGCGCTCCAGCAGCTGACGTTCCTCATCACGGTGTACGTCATGCTCTCGCTGGCGCTGAACCTGCACTGGGGCTACACTGGCCTGTTCAACATCGGTATCGCGGGCTTCATGGCCGTCGGCGCGTACACGTTCGCCATCGCCACGGCGTCGCCGACGCCGGCGAACGCGTCCGACATCCCCGGCCTCGGCCTGCCGTTCTTCGTCGGTATCATCCTGGCACTCGCCGTGTCGGGACTCGTCGGATTCATCGCCGCGCTCCCGGCGCTGCGACTCCGCGCCGACTACCTCGCCATCGTGACCATCGCACTCTCCGAGATCATCCGCTTCGGACTCAAGTCCAAGGCGCTCTCGCAGTTCAGCATCCTCGGTATCGAGATGGGGACCGGTGGTGCTGGTGGCATCAGTGTCGACAAGCCACCGTCCCGCGTGCTCATCACTGACGGCATCGGGGCCATCCCCGGACTGAGTGCCCTGGTGGACGCGTTCATCTCCATCGGGACGTCCATCGGCGTCAACCGCTCCGTGATGGTCTCCATGCTGTACACGGGTGTGCTCATCCTCGTCGCGGCCGGCTTCTACTGGCTGCTCGTCCGCATCGGCTTCTCGCCGTTCGGCCGGGTCCTGAAGGCCATCCGTGAGGACGAGGACGTCGCGAACGCGCTCGGCAAGGACACGGCCAACTTCAAGATCAAGGCGTTCGTCGTCGGCTGCGCCCTCATGGGGCTCGTCGGCGTCCTCTGGTGGGCAAACGCCGGCTTCATCAACACGGAGCCGTTCAAGCCGAAGACGACGTTCTTCATCTGGATCGCGCTCATCATCGGTGGCTCCGGGTCGACGACCGGCTCGGTCATGGGCGGTGTCTTGTTCATCGGGACGCTGTACCAGGGTCCCATCACCTTCGTCGGCATCGTCAAGGAGGCGTTCGGCATCCAGGGCAGCGGCCCCGGGACCATCGTCGATGCCTTCGCACTCGTCCTGCAGGGACAGGTGATGCCCCTGTTCGAGTACATCATGGCGAACATCGAACCACTCCGGCTGGTACTGATGGGGGCCGTCCTCATCTGGTTCATGCAGAACAAGCCGGACGGCTTACTGGGTGACCGCAAGGAGCTGGCGACATCGCTGGACCCGCGGAAGGTCACCCGCCCGCCGTCCAAGGCAGCCGCTACGGACGGTGGCGTCGACGGAGGTGAAGACAATGAGTGA
- a CDS encoding cyclic nucleotide-binding/CBS domain-containing protein, protein MERDVSIRDVTTREYVGVSESDTVLSTVRLMRDEGVGSVLVMRGSDPVGIMTERDVLWMVAENLDPETTTVDHLMSEPVVSIGADESLAAAADRMSREEIRNLLVTDSDDILGVLSERDVIDATGPLRETRSLDDVTGTTATEATVAANGGDTDEYGSQGVCELCGSLADSLHDANGQLVCQNCRQV, encoded by the coding sequence ATGGAACGAGACGTGTCGATTCGCGACGTAACGACGCGCGAATACGTCGGCGTCAGCGAGTCCGACACCGTCCTGAGTACGGTTCGGCTCATGCGCGACGAAGGAGTAGGCAGCGTGCTCGTGATGCGGGGGAGCGACCCCGTCGGCATCATGACCGAGCGTGACGTGCTGTGGATGGTCGCAGAGAACCTCGACCCGGAGACCACGACGGTCGACCACCTGATGTCGGAACCGGTGGTGTCCATCGGCGCGGACGAATCGCTCGCGGCGGCCGCAGACCGCATGTCGCGCGAGGAGATACGCAACCTGCTGGTCACCGATTCGGACGATATCCTCGGCGTCCTGAGCGAACGGGACGTCATCGACGCCACCGGCCCCTTGCGGGAAACCCGCTCACTGGACGACGTCACGGGCACGACCGCGACCGAGGCGACCGTCGCGGCGAACGGCGGAGACACCGACGAGTACGGCTCACAGGGCGTCTGTGAACTGTGTGGGTCGCTCGCGGATTCGCTTCACGACGCGAACGGGCAGCTCGTCTGCCAGAACTGTCGACAGGTGTAA
- a CDS encoding DUF5785 family protein — protein MSNQWPHDPDGEEGSEGMRKYGMAILAKKLDEEEDFPLKTADYVSEHGDEPVRLNSKRVVSVADIFEHVTDDEYEDMVSFHKGVGKAMRSGGFWEFHPKAGESNIKHA, from the coding sequence ATGAGCAACCAGTGGCCCCACGACCCCGACGGTGAGGAGGGTAGCGAGGGAATGCGCAAGTACGGGATGGCGATCCTCGCGAAGAAGCTCGACGAGGAGGAGGATTTCCCGCTGAAGACCGCCGACTACGTCTCCGAGCACGGTGACGAGCCGGTTCGACTGAACTCCAAGCGCGTCGTCAGCGTCGCCGACATCTTCGAGCACGTCACCGACGACGAGTACGAGGACATGGTCTCGTTCCACAAGGGCGTCGGCAAAGCCATGCGCTCGGGCGGTTTCTGGGAGTTCCACCCCAAGGCGGGCGAATCGAACATCAAGCACGCGTAA
- a CDS encoding ABC transporter ATP-binding protein, which translates to MSKLLNVANLDAGYGDLQILTDVDMFVEDGEYVTIVGPNGAGKSTVMKSVFGLTTYMGGDIDFADEDISGLNPEEIIHHGLGYVPQNDNVFANLTVEENLEMGAYILDEVPQDAMRAVYDRFPILEERKDQKAGTMSGGQQQMLAMGRALMLEPDLLMLDEPSAGLAPDLVDDMFDRIDDINDAGTAILMVEQNAKEALRRCDRGYVLVQGQNRYMDDGDVLLNDDDVRQQFLGG; encoded by the coding sequence ATGTCGAAGCTACTGAACGTCGCCAACCTCGACGCGGGGTACGGCGACCTCCAGATCCTCACGGACGTGGACATGTTCGTCGAGGACGGCGAGTACGTCACCATCGTCGGCCCGAACGGGGCCGGGAAGTCCACCGTGATGAAGTCCGTCTTCGGGCTCACCACGTACATGGGCGGTGACATCGACTTCGCGGACGAGGATATCTCCGGGCTGAACCCCGAGGAGATCATCCACCACGGACTCGGCTACGTCCCACAGAACGACAACGTGTTCGCGAACCTCACCGTCGAGGAGAACCTCGAGATGGGGGCGTACATCCTCGACGAGGTGCCACAGGACGCGATGCGGGCGGTGTACGACCGCTTCCCCATCCTCGAGGAGCGCAAGGACCAGAAGGCCGGGACGATGTCCGGCGGCCAGCAGCAGATGCTGGCGATGGGTCGTGCGCTCATGCTCGAACCCGACCTGCTCATGCTCGACGAACCGTCGGCCGGGCTCGCGCCCGACCTCGTCGACGACATGTTCGACCGCATCGACGACATCAACGACGCCGGCACGGCCATCCTCATGGTCGAGCAGAACGCCAAGGAGGCGCTTCGCCGGTGTGACCGCGGCTACGTGCTGGTGCAGGGCCAGAATCGCTACATGGACGACGGCGACGTGCTGTTGAACGACGACGACGTCCGCCAGCAGTTCCTCGGCGGCTGA
- a CDS encoding ABC transporter substrate-binding protein translates to MARNIQRRDVLKGAGLAGIAGLAGCVGGLGGGGGGSREIKYGVLMPVTGDLSSVGQPIRDGATLPGKQLNNNDDFGTTIDFQVEDTATSPQTGINAANTLVNAGYPGVCGPASSGVNIQVSNQVFIPNEVVGCSPSSTSPSVTTLEDDGYIFRTAPSDALQGQVMAQVGTSSIGASSAATLYVNNDYGQLLSQSFADAFKNEGGSVQKQVAFEKEQSSYSSKLRQALTDGPDLLVVIGYPASGVQLFKDYYADFAGDGSEEQILVTDGLQDPAMQEKIGNPMENVTGTAPQPSGPAADAFANLYEEEYGRAPGIFNAHAYDASATLILANAAGGENSGSVVRDNMQAVANPGGMEVTASNLAEGVQAAMDGDDVQYAGASSAVDYDDNGDMKAVTYSVWKFAPDSDSGIEVTDTINFSA, encoded by the coding sequence ATGGCACGGAATATCCAACGACGGGATGTACTGAAGGGTGCCGGTCTCGCTGGTATTGCTGGACTCGCCGGATGTGTCGGTGGTCTCGGTGGTGGCGGCGGCGGCAGCCGTGAAATCAAGTACGGTGTACTGATGCCGGTTACGGGCGACCTCTCCTCGGTCGGGCAACCGATCCGTGACGGGGCGACGCTCCCGGGCAAGCAGCTCAACAACAACGACGACTTCGGGACGACAATCGACTTCCAGGTCGAGGACACCGCGACGTCGCCGCAGACGGGTATCAACGCGGCGAACACGCTCGTCAACGCCGGCTACCCCGGCGTGTGTGGCCCGGCGTCGTCCGGTGTGAACATCCAGGTGTCGAACCAGGTGTTCATCCCGAACGAGGTCGTCGGCTGCTCGCCCTCGTCCACCTCACCGAGCGTCACCACGCTCGAGGACGACGGCTACATCTTCCGCACCGCGCCGAGTGACGCGCTGCAGGGTCAGGTCATGGCGCAGGTCGGCACCAGCTCGATCGGTGCCTCCTCGGCCGCGACGCTGTACGTCAACAACGACTACGGCCAGCTCCTCTCGCAGTCCTTCGCGGACGCGTTCAAGAACGAGGGCGGCTCGGTCCAGAAGCAGGTCGCCTTCGAGAAGGAGCAGTCCTCCTACAGCTCGAAGCTCCGGCAGGCACTCACCGACGGCCCGGACCTCCTGGTCGTCATCGGCTACCCGGCCTCCGGTGTCCAGCTGTTCAAGGACTACTACGCCGACTTCGCCGGCGACGGCTCCGAGGAGCAGATCCTCGTGACGGACGGTCTCCAGGACCCCGCCATGCAGGAGAAGATCGGGAACCCGATGGAGAACGTCACCGGGACGGCACCGCAGCCGTCCGGCCCGGCCGCAGACGCGTTCGCCAACCTCTACGAGGAGGAGTACGGCCGCGCACCCGGTATCTTCAACGCGCACGCCTACGACGCGTCCGCGACGCTCATCCTCGCGAACGCCGCCGGTGGCGAGAACTCGGGCTCGGTCGTCCGCGACAACATGCAGGCAGTCGCCAACCCCGGCGGCATGGAGGTCACCGCGAGCAACCTCGCGGAGGGTGTCCAGGCCGCGATGGATGGCGACGACGTGCAGTACGCCGGCGCATCCAGCGCCGTCGACTACGACGACAACGGCGACATGAAGGCCGTGACCTACTCCGTCTGGAAGTTCGCACCCGACTCGGACTCCGGCATCGAGGTCACGGACACGATCAACTTCAGCGCCTGA
- a CDS encoding GTP cyclohydrolase III, whose translation MTNTQVSLIQIDNYGPWTVTPEPRREVDLQTLQSRLYADLSQLVGNRDGYVFFTRFDNMVAVTNGLDMDDHALIQESVSNRYPVSISFAVATGTNPAQALADATELLQDAGSAQDKSRREILKGRVIEEEFRTPDDVQIAHFDVIDATGKYTDEHHAFDSFIHIEQAYASLMRYMRQAHDSLSFFVGGDNIIATCPDLGEAEYRDAIDHVLEETGVDLQVGVGTGRHAHDAGFAAKHALEECRAHGTSVEFD comes from the coding sequence GTGACGAACACGCAGGTCAGTCTCATCCAGATCGACAACTACGGGCCGTGGACGGTCACCCCCGAGCCACGACGCGAGGTCGACCTCCAGACGCTCCAGTCGCGCCTCTACGCCGACCTCTCCCAGCTCGTCGGGAACCGCGACGGCTACGTCTTCTTCACGCGCTTCGACAACATGGTCGCGGTCACGAACGGCCTCGACATGGACGACCACGCGCTCATCCAGGAATCGGTGAGTAACCGCTACCCCGTCAGCATCAGCTTCGCCGTGGCGACCGGGACGAACCCGGCCCAGGCGCTCGCGGACGCCACCGAACTCCTGCAGGACGCCGGCAGCGCCCAGGACAAGTCCCGCCGGGAGATTCTGAAGGGTCGCGTCATCGAAGAGGAGTTCCGCACGCCCGACGACGTCCAGATCGCCCACTTCGACGTCATCGACGCCACCGGCAAGTACACCGACGAACACCACGCGTTCGACTCGTTCATCCACATCGAGCAGGCGTACGCCTCGCTGATGCGCTACATGCGCCAGGCACACGACTCGCTCTCGTTCTTCGTCGGCGGGGACAACATCATCGCGACCTGTCCCGACCTCGGGGAGGCCGAGTACCGGGACGCCATCGACCACGTCCTCGAAGAGACCGGCGTCGACCTCCAGGTCGGCGTGGGGACCGGTCGGCACGCTCACGATGCCGGCTTCGCCGCCAAGCACGCCCTCGAAGAGTGTCGCGCACACGGCACGAGCGTCGAGTTCGACTGA
- a CDS encoding ABC transporter ATP-binding protein has protein sequence MSETEPPADQKSLGLDKDIGDDFADLPLRIDGLQKSFGGINAVNGATFDVEKGTLTGLIGPNGAGKSTTFNLITGFIEPDDGTVTFNGEDVTGVAPHELADRGLVRTFQIARELSDMTVLENMMLGPQHQYGEEMWRSVFRRSETMQHEEAVLERAWEMLDFFEIEHLANEYAGNLSGGQRKLLEMARALMTDPDMLLLDEPFAGVNPSLENRLLTHIHELREQGYTFLLVEHDMDLIMENCRRVIVLHQGRVLADGTPDEIRSNEQVIEAYLGGDV, from the coding sequence ATGAGTGAGACCGAACCACCGGCCGACCAGAAGAGTCTCGGCCTCGACAAGGACATCGGCGACGACTTCGCCGACCTGCCGCTTCGCATCGACGGACTACAGAAGTCCTTCGGCGGGATTAACGCCGTCAACGGCGCAACGTTCGACGTCGAGAAAGGCACCCTGACGGGCCTCATCGGCCCGAACGGTGCCGGGAAGTCGACGACGTTCAACCTCATCACGGGGTTCATCGAACCCGACGACGGGACGGTCACGTTCAACGGCGAGGACGTCACGGGCGTCGCGCCCCACGAACTCGCGGACCGCGGGCTGGTCCGGACCTTCCAGATCGCCCGCGAGCTCTCGGACATGACCGTCCTCGAGAACATGATGCTCGGCCCGCAACACCAGTACGGTGAGGAGATGTGGCGGTCCGTCTTCCGGCGCAGCGAGACCATGCAACACGAGGAGGCGGTCCTCGAGCGTGCCTGGGAGATGCTCGACTTCTTCGAGATCGAGCACCTCGCCAACGAGTACGCGGGCAACCTCTCCGGCGGCCAGCGCAAGCTGCTCGAGATGGCGCGTGCGCTGATGACCGACCCGGACATGCTCCTGCTCGACGAGCCGTTCGCCGGGGTCAACCCCTCTCTCGAGAACCGGCTGTTGACACACATCCACGAGCTGCGCGAGCAGGGCTACACGTTCCTGCTCGTCGAACACGACATGGACCTCATCATGGAGAACTGCCGGCGGGTCATCGTGCTCCACCAGGGGCGCGTGCTCGCCGACGGGACGCCCGACGAGATCCGCTCGAACGAGCAGGTCATCGAGGCCTACCTCGGAGGTGACGTCTGA
- a CDS encoding methylaspartate mutase subunit E, with translation MLRDERIPSDELRRIDDRIRDDWPTGQAVDFQEAIAYHESLPAHKRFADVLESADRPLLQPRAGVPRIDDQVHLLRHLHEDGAADLLPTTIDSYTRDNQYAKAEEGLEKARETDEDTLNGFPAVNHGVEGCRELIERVDAPIEVRHGTPDARLLAAVTFAGGFQSFEGGPISYNIPYTKEAGLAETIEHWQYVDRLAGAYTERGVTINREPFGPLTGTLVPPSIAIAIGLVEGKLAATQGVKSLTLGYGQVGNVVQDVAALRALRKLGNEYLPDDVTVTTVFHEWMGGFPPDEARANGVIGLGGTTAAIAQPDKVITKSPQEFQGVPTKEANAAGLRTTRQLIDMVVEQDLVLDGVDEEQDLIERETWSLMESIEEHGDGDVARGTVEAFSTGALDVPFAPSDAADSAVLPARDDDGRVRIFEWGNLAIEDDIKEIHAARLDTRAETEGRQQSFRMVADDVDAISDGKLIGRPTGGKRRNGGGPNGGETRAD, from the coding sequence ATGTTACGCGACGAACGCATTCCATCCGACGAGTTGCGACGAATCGACGACCGAATCCGGGACGACTGGCCCACCGGCCAGGCAGTCGACTTTCAGGAGGCCATCGCCTACCACGAGTCCCTGCCCGCGCACAAGCGCTTCGCCGATGTGCTGGAGTCCGCGGACCGCCCGCTGCTCCAGCCACGCGCCGGCGTCCCCCGGATCGACGACCAGGTCCACCTGCTCCGCCACCTCCACGAGGACGGGGCTGCCGACCTGCTCCCGACGACAATCGACTCCTACACCCGTGACAACCAGTACGCGAAGGCGGAGGAGGGCCTGGAGAAGGCCCGCGAGACCGACGAGGACACCCTGAACGGGTTCCCGGCGGTCAACCACGGGGTCGAGGGCTGTCGCGAGCTCATCGAGCGCGTCGACGCGCCCATCGAGGTCCGGCACGGGACACCCGACGCCCGGCTCCTGGCCGCCGTCACCTTCGCCGGCGGCTTCCAGAGCTTCGAGGGCGGCCCCATCTCGTACAACATCCCGTACACCAAGGAGGCCGGCCTCGCCGAGACCATCGAGCACTGGCAGTACGTCGACCGCCTGGCGGGCGCGTACACCGAGCGCGGGGTCACCATCAACCGCGAGCCGTTCGGGCCCCTGACCGGGACACTCGTCCCGCCGAGCATCGCCATCGCCATCGGACTGGTCGAAGGCAAGCTCGCGGCGACCCAGGGCGTCAAGAGCCTCACATTGGGCTACGGTCAGGTCGGCAACGTCGTCCAGGACGTCGCCGCCCTGCGTGCCCTGCGCAAGCTCGGGAACGAGTACCTGCCCGACGACGTGACGGTCACGACCGTCTTCCACGAGTGGATGGGTGGCTTCCCGCCGGACGAGGCCCGCGCCAACGGCGTCATCGGCCTCGGCGGGACCACGGCCGCCATCGCGCAGCCGGACAAGGTCATCACGAAGTCACCCCAGGAGTTCCAGGGCGTCCCGACCAAGGAGGCCAACGCGGCCGGCCTTCGCACCACTCGCCAGCTCATCGACATGGTCGTCGAGCAGGACCTCGTCCTCGACGGGGTCGACGAGGAACAGGACCTCATCGAGCGCGAGACCTGGTCGCTCATGGAGTCCATCGAGGAACACGGCGACGGCGACGTCGCCCGGGGCACCGTCGAGGCGTTCTCGACGGGTGCGCTGGACGTTCCCTTCGCCCCCAGCGACGCGGCCGATAGCGCGGTCCTCCCGGCCCGCGACGACGACGGCCGAGTCAGAATCTTCGAGTGGGGTAATCTCGCCATCGAGGACGACATCAAGGAGATCCACGCGGCCCGGCTCGACACGAGAGCCGAGACCGAGGGCAGACAGCAGTCGTTCCGGATGGTCGCCGACGACGTCGACGCCATCAGCGACGGGAAGCTCATCGGACGGCCGACGGGCGGGAAGCGTCGCAACGGCGGCGGGCCGAACGGAGGTGAGACCCGTGCGGATTGA
- the glmS gene encoding methylaspartate mutase subunit S translates to MPPTVILGVIGSDAHVVGITILDQALSAAGFEVENLGVQTSQEDFAAAAKTHDADAVLVSSLYGHAEQDCQGFHELLAREGIDATTYIGGNLAVGQDDFEQTRETFRALGFDRVFDSETTPEEAIRALERDLTFTTRDREADTVQA, encoded by the coding sequence ATGCCCCCGACAGTCATACTCGGTGTCATCGGCTCCGACGCACACGTCGTCGGTATCACCATCCTCGACCAGGCCCTCTCCGCAGCAGGGTTCGAGGTCGAGAACCTCGGCGTCCAGACCTCCCAGGAGGACTTCGCCGCAGCCGCGAAAACTCACGACGCCGATGCTGTACTCGTCTCCTCGCTCTACGGGCACGCCGAGCAGGACTGCCAGGGCTTCCACGAGCTGCTCGCCCGCGAGGGCATCGACGCCACCACGTACATCGGTGGTAACCTCGCCGTCGGGCAGGACGACTTCGAGCAGACACGCGAGACGTTCCGCGCACTCGGCTTCGACCGCGTCTTCGACTCGGAGACGACGCCGGAAGAGGCCATCCGCGCGCTCGAACGAGACCTCACATTCACGACACGCGACCGGGAGGCCGACACGGTCCAGGCTTGA